Genomic window (Streptomyces sp. LX-29):
TGGAGATCGGCCGGGTCGGCACGAAGCGCCACACGGCCGCCCCGCCCTCGGCGGGCTCCGGCGCCGCCGCCTCACCGTTGCTCAGCACCGTCCAGTCGGCGGGGGCGGTCACCGAGAAGGTGAACGGCGCCTTCAGGTCCGGCTGCTCGAAGTTGGCGAAGACGCGCCGGGCGTCGGCCGGTTCGTACTGCGTGTAGAGGTAGACCTGTCCGTCCTCCGGGTCGACGAACCGGTGCAGGCCCTCACCGGTCCGGCTGAACGCGCACCGCGCGTCCACCACCAGCACGTTCTCCTCGGCCAGCCCCTCCAGCGCGATCCGCGCGCCGTCGAAGACGGCCGCCGGGTCCAGCTCGCGCCCGTTCAGCGTCACCGAGGTCACCCGCGGCGCGACCAGGTCCGCGAAGCTGTCCGCGCCCGGCTCGGCGCAGCGGAACCGGATCGTCGTCCTCGAGCCGAAGGTGCGTGGGCCCTCGCCGTCTCCCGTGTCCGCCGGGTCGACCGCCGTCCGCAGGTCCAGCGCCACCTCGTACGAGTCCACCGTCAGCAGCCGGGCCCGCTCGTGGGCCTCGTCTCGGGTCAGGTTCTCACCGGGCACGACGCGACTCCCTCGTCTCCGTCACGGAGTTCTCGAATATCGGACGCTCGAAATCATGACACGCGGGGCGGATGGCGGGAATCGTGGGAATGAGACCTGTGGACAACGGCGTTCCGAAGAGTGACGTACTTTCCCGTTCAAGGAGCGACCGTGACCGCGACCACTGCCAAGACCCCCGTCGACTTCTGGTTCGACCCGCTGTGCCCCTGGGCGTGGATGACCTCGCGCTGGATGCTCGAAGTGGAGAAGGTGCGCCCCGTCGAGGTGCGCTGGCATGTGATGAGCCTCGCCGTGCTGAACGAGAACAAGCTGGACCAGGTGCCCGAGGAGTACCGGGAGATGCTGCGCACCACCGCCTGGTGGCCGGTGCGGGTGTGCATCGCGGCCGAGCAGAAGTTCGGCAGCGAGGTGCTGGGTCGGCTCTACACGGCGCTCGGCACCCGCTTCCACAACCAGGGTCTGGAGCGCGACCGCGAGACGATCGTCGCGGCGTTGGAGGAGGCCGGCCTGCCCGCCGAGCTGGCGGACGCCGCGTACACCGACGCGTACGACGCCGAGCTGCGCGCCTCCCACCAGGAGGGCATAGGTCTGGTCGGCGAGGACGTCGGCACCCCGGTGATCGCGGTCCCGGGCGCGGACGGGGAGCGCGTCGCCTTCTTCGGTCCGGTCGTCACCCCGGCTCCCAAGGGCGAGGCCGCGGCCCGACTGTGGGACGGCACGCTGCTGGTGGCCTCGACGCCGGGCTTCTACGAGATCAAGCGCACCCGGACGGCCGGCCCGATCTTCGACTGAGCACCGGCACCGGCGTCGGCGACCGACGCCCGCCGCGGAGCGCAGAGCGAAAAGCGCAGAGCGAAGAGTGAAGTGAAAGGCCCCGCGCGAGCCACCGCGCGGGGCCTTTTCGCGCCTGCCACGTGAAGGGTGAGAAGACGATCACGAGCAGGACGACCGTGCCGGGCAGGTCCTCCCCGGACGTGCGGGTCCCGACCGGATGAGCAGGTCCCTACCGGGAGAGCCGGCCCTTACGGGGCGAGCAGGAGGTTGTTGGCGTTCTCCTTGGCGGCCGCGTACCGCTTCGCCACGTCCTGCCAGTTGACGACCTGCCACATGGCCTCGATGAAGTCCACCTTCTGGTTCTTGTACTGGAGGTAGAAGGCGTGCTCCCAGGCGTCGAAGACCAGGATCGGCACCGATCCCTGGCCCACGTTGCCCTGGTGGTCGTAGACCTGCTCCACGATGAGGCGGCCGGTGACCGGCTCGTAGGCGAGCACGCCCCAGCCCGAGCCCTGGGTGGTGGCGGAGGCCTTGGTGAGCTGCGCCTTGAACTTGGCGAAGGAGCCGAAGCTCTCGACGATCGCGTCCGCGAGCTCGCCCACGCCGTCCTTCTCCAGCGGCTCGCCGCCGCCGTCGCCGGTCATGTTCTGCCAGTAGATGCTGTGCAGGATGTGGCCCGACAGGTGGAAGGCCAGGTTCTTCTGAAGACCGTTGATGGCACCCCACTGGTCCTTGTCGCGGGCCTCCGCGAGCTGCTCCAGGGTGTCGTTCGCGCCCTTCACGTACGCGGCGTGGTGCTTGTCGTGGTGCAGCTCGATGATCTCGGGGCTGATGACCGGAGCCAGCGCCGAGTAGTCATACGGAAGTTCAGGAAGTGTGTAGATGGCCATGCCGAGCCCTCCGACGCTTATTGCAATTCACTTGCAAGTGCACGCTACCAGCAGGGATGTCGCGCGACGGTGATCAGGGGCGGACTCCGACCAAAGACGGAGGCGGGGCGGGTCCTCGGTCTGAGGACCCGCCCCGCCTCGGGAGCCGGTCGCCGCGCGGAGCGGCTGGGGGAGGGGGTGGCTGTGTGTTCAGCCGCCGCCCGTCACCGGGTGAGCTCGGCCGCCTGCTTCCGCTCGGCCGCCTTCTGTCGGACGATGCCGAGAACGGCCAGCACCACGGTCAGTCCGCCGGTGTAGTAGAGCTGCTCACGGGTGCCCTCCTGGCGGGCCATCAGGGCCAGGAAGGCCAGCACGCCGGCGAGCGCCACCCAGGTCAGGTACGGGAAGGCCCACATGCGGACGACCAGCTTCTCCGGCGACTCGCGCTCCAGCCGGCGGCGCATCTGGAGCTGGGAGACGGCGATGAAGCCCCAGACCACCAGCACGACCGCGCCGATCATGTTCGCCACCCAGACGAAGACCTTGTCCGGCGACCAGTAGTTCAGCAGCACGGTGATGAAGCCGAAGAGGCAGGACGCGGCCACCGCGAGCCGGGGCACGCCGCCGCTGACCTTGCCCAGGAAGGCCGGGCCCTGGCCGCGGGCGACCAGCGAGTAGGCCATCCGGGAGGAGCCGTAGATGTTGGCGTTCATCGCGGACAGCAGGGCGACGAGCACCACGACGTTCATGATCTCGCCGGCCGCGGGGATGTCCAGGTGGTTCAGGACCGAGACGTAGGGGCCGTCGCCGACGACCTTGGGGTCGTTCCACGGGATCAGCATGACGATGATGAGCATCGAGCCGATGTAGAAGAGCGCGATCCGCCACATCGCGGTGCGCACGGCGTTCGCGACGCCCTTGACCGGGTTCTCGGACTCGGCGGCGGCGATGGTGACCGTCTCCAGACCGCCGTACGCGATCACGGAGGCGACCAGACCGACGACCAGGCCGTCGACGCCGTTGGGCATGAAGCCGCCGTGGCCGGTGAGGTTGTCGGTGCCCGGGGCGTCGGTGCCCGGCAGCACGCCGAAGATCGCGAGCAGGCCCAGCACCAGGAAGAGACCGATGGCGCCCACCTTCAGGGCGGCGAACCAGAACTCGAACTCGCCGAAGTTCTTCACCGAGGCGAGGTTGGAGCCCAGGAAGACGATCATGAAGATCAGGACCCACATCCAGGACTCGGTCTCGGGGAACCAGCCCGTCATGATGCCGGCCGCGCCGAGCCCCTCGACGCCCACCGCGAAGGTCAGCAGCGTCCAGTACATCCAGCCGGCGGTGAAGCCGGCCCAGGGGCCGAGGGCCCGCTCCGCGTAGACGGAGAAGGATCCGGAGGCCGGGTTGGCCGCGGACATCTCGCCCAGCATCCGCATGACCAGCATCACCAGGAGGCCGGACAGCGCGTACGCCAGGACGATGGAGGGGCCGGCCGCCGCGATGCCGAGACCGGAGCTGACGAAGAGTCCGGCGCCGATCACGCCGCCGAGCGCGATCATCGACAGATGGCGCTGCTTGAGGCTGTGGGAGAGCGAGGCGCCGGAATCCCCGGGCATGCCGGTCTTGTCGGTCGCCTCGACGTCGCGCTCTGGCGCGGAGGACGCAGGTGTCCGATTCATGTCGATGATGTGTCCAGTACGTGAGAGCGGAGAGGTACGGAGGGCCCTCAGTGTGGGGTGCGTGTCCGCTCAGGACAACACCTGCGTCAGTGTTGTCTGAATATCGGACACCGACG
Coding sequences:
- a CDS encoding DsbA family protein, with product MTATTAKTPVDFWFDPLCPWAWMTSRWMLEVEKVRPVEVRWHVMSLAVLNENKLDQVPEEYREMLRTTAWWPVRVCIAAEQKFGSEVLGRLYTALGTRFHNQGLERDRETIVAALEEAGLPAELADAAYTDAYDAELRASHQEGIGLVGEDVGTPVIAVPGADGERVAFFGPVVTPAPKGEAAARLWDGTLLVASTPGFYEIKRTRTAGPIFD
- a CDS encoding superoxide dismutase yields the protein MAIYTLPELPYDYSALAPVISPEIIELHHDKHHAAYVKGANDTLEQLAEARDKDQWGAINGLQKNLAFHLSGHILHSIYWQNMTGDGGGEPLEKDGVGELADAIVESFGSFAKFKAQLTKASATTQGSGWGVLAYEPVTGRLIVEQVYDHQGNVGQGSVPILVFDAWEHAFYLQYKNQKVDFIEAMWQVVNWQDVAKRYAAAKENANNLLLAP
- a CDS encoding amino acid permease, producing the protein MNRTPASSAPERDVEATDKTGMPGDSGASLSHSLKQRHLSMIALGGVIGAGLFVSSGLGIAAAGPSIVLAYALSGLLVMLVMRMLGEMSAANPASGSFSVYAERALGPWAGFTAGWMYWTLLTFAVGVEGLGAAGIMTGWFPETESWMWVLIFMIVFLGSNLASVKNFGEFEFWFAALKVGAIGLFLVLGLLAIFGVLPGTDAPGTDNLTGHGGFMPNGVDGLVVGLVASVIAYGGLETVTIAAAESENPVKGVANAVRTAMWRIALFYIGSMLIIVMLIPWNDPKVVGDGPYVSVLNHLDIPAAGEIMNVVVLVALLSAMNANIYGSSRMAYSLVARGQGPAFLGKVSGGVPRLAVAASCLFGFITVLLNYWSPDKVFVWVANMIGAVVLVVWGFIAVSQLQMRRRLERESPEKLVVRMWAFPYLTWVALAGVLAFLALMARQEGTREQLYYTGGLTVVLAVLGIVRQKAAERKQAAELTR